A window of the Dyadobacter pollutisoli genome harbors these coding sequences:
- a CDS encoding S41 family peptidase, which produces MKQFIFVVFILVNNFSFSQINTGKTLESKQLAKAEDDKEFDNGSTITREQLQKIPGNDLADVGKIWGFLKYHHPVIASGKYNWDYELFRFLLKYKEAESKQAKQVLLSAWVTGLGAFEERKYAEAQPTEIALPPDLNWIQSSGFHKELKARLMAIKNAARTGKHYYIGNTQDENPEFKNENPYESMNYPDAGFRLLALFRYWNTIQYYFPYRNLIDGNWNDVLMEFIPKFLAAPDEIHYKLTALKLIARINDTHADMQGDSVLNKYFGDRNAAIDVSFIENEAVVTGYHKKTLGEKSGLKKGDILQKINGKAVADIIRESLPITPASNYPTQLRKIATKLLRTNDSLIVVDYKRGQETGRLTIKSYDLQNMQVPRKNQRKDTCFRMIRPDISYLYPGSFKNRYLPKITPEILKTKGLIVDLRCYPSDDLVDTFSNTLLPSPQEFVKYSIAKLSEPGLFEFASPIEIGADNPDYFKGQVVILINELTQSASEYTAMAFRTAPKVKVIGSTTAGADGNTSPIYFPGNVMTYISAVGVFYPDGRGTQRVGIIPDIQISPTIKGIAEDRDELIEKAIEIIDGK; this is translated from the coding sequence ATGAAACAATTCATATTTGTTGTTTTCATCCTGGTCAACAACTTTTCATTCTCGCAGATCAATACAGGCAAAACATTAGAATCTAAGCAATTGGCAAAAGCTGAAGACGATAAAGAGTTTGATAACGGCTCGACGATCACCCGGGAACAGCTGCAAAAAATCCCAGGTAACGACCTGGCTGATGTGGGTAAAATCTGGGGATTTTTGAAGTACCACCACCCCGTCATCGCCAGCGGCAAATACAATTGGGATTACGAACTATTCAGGTTCCTTCTCAAATATAAGGAAGCAGAAAGCAAACAGGCGAAACAGGTGCTATTGTCGGCCTGGGTCACAGGCCTGGGCGCTTTCGAAGAACGAAAATATGCTGAGGCGCAGCCGACCGAAATTGCACTTCCTCCTGATTTGAACTGGATCCAATCTTCCGGTTTTCACAAGGAGCTAAAAGCCCGACTAATGGCCATTAAAAACGCTGCAAGGACGGGGAAGCATTATTATATTGGAAACACGCAGGATGAAAATCCGGAGTTTAAAAACGAAAATCCTTATGAGTCAATGAACTACCCGGACGCCGGGTTTCGTTTGTTGGCCCTGTTTCGTTACTGGAATACGATCCAGTATTATTTTCCATACAGAAACCTGATCGACGGAAACTGGAACGATGTCCTCATGGAATTCATACCGAAATTCCTCGCTGCGCCCGATGAGATACATTACAAATTAACAGCCTTAAAACTCATTGCCAGGATCAACGACACGCATGCGGATATGCAGGGGGATTCGGTGCTAAACAAATATTTCGGAGACAGGAATGCAGCTATTGACGTCTCTTTTATTGAAAATGAGGCGGTAGTGACGGGTTATCACAAAAAAACCCTTGGTGAAAAGTCCGGCCTGAAAAAGGGAGATATCCTCCAAAAAATAAACGGAAAAGCTGTGGCGGACATTATCCGCGAATCCCTTCCCATCACCCCGGCCTCCAACTATCCAACACAGCTCCGTAAAATAGCGACCAAACTTTTGCGTACCAACGATTCTTTGATCGTGGTGGATTACAAACGCGGCCAGGAAACGGGAAGGCTAACGATCAAAAGTTACGACCTGCAAAACATGCAGGTACCACGAAAAAATCAACGGAAAGACACTTGTTTTCGAATGATCCGGCCCGATATTTCTTATTTATATCCAGGATCATTCAAAAACCGCTACTTACCCAAAATAACGCCTGAGATCCTCAAAACGAAGGGTCTTATCGTAGATCTGCGGTGCTACCCGAGTGACGATCTGGTGGATACTTTCTCCAATACATTACTTCCGTCCCCTCAGGAATTTGTAAAATATTCCATTGCGAAGCTGAGCGAGCCCGGCCTTTTTGAATTCGCAAGCCCCATTGAGATCGGAGCAGATAATCCCGATTATTTCAAGGGGCAGGTTGTGATCCTGATCAATGAACTAACCCAGAGCGCTTCCGAATATACCGCAATGGCGTTCCGGACCGCGCCAAAGGTAAAAGTGATCGGAAGTACTACTGCCGGTGCGGATGGCAACACGTCCCCCATCTATTTCCCGGGTAATGTTATGACTTATATCAGCGCTGTCGGGGTGTTTTATCCCGATGGCCGGGGCACCCAGCGCGTCGGCATCATACCTGACATTCAGATCAGTCCTACCATTAAAGGAATCGCGGAAGATCGTGACGAATTAATAGAAAAGGCCATTGAAATTATCGACGGGAAATAA
- a CDS encoding HlyD family secretion protein, with the protein METKDKNSEYERVSDEIQDIIGQIPPWIVRWGISVLFGVVIIILIIAKNISFPDIIIGESQLQAKEKPRRVSWFVSNPGDDYSPLVKEGQHVKVGDSLVVEKGSLKRTYFRSTIDGTVSFSQGYKENADKRTIWVVPTIKNYEVLVKIPVKNSGKVKVGQEVKISLDEFSQNEFGFIVGKIVSVLPVKIEGQYRVNVELVNGLVTNTGYKLEKQPTFVGKAEIILDEKSILHRIFGGLFGA; encoded by the coding sequence ATGGAAACAAAAGACAAAAACTCGGAATACGAAAGAGTTAGCGACGAAATTCAGGACATCATCGGCCAGATACCGCCATGGATTGTCCGGTGGGGTATCTCTGTATTGTTTGGCGTTGTGATCATCATTCTGATCATTGCCAAGAACATTTCTTTCCCTGACATTATTATTGGAGAAAGCCAGTTGCAGGCCAAAGAGAAGCCGCGCAGGGTCAGCTGGTTTGTTTCTAACCCGGGCGATGACTATTCGCCGTTGGTAAAGGAAGGACAGCACGTGAAGGTTGGAGACAGCCTGGTGGTGGAGAAAGGGTCTTTGAAAAGAACCTATTTCCGGTCCACGATCGATGGTACCGTCTCGTTTTCTCAGGGTTATAAAGAAAACGCGGACAAGCGGACGATATGGGTTGTTCCGACCATCAAAAACTACGAGGTTTTGGTGAAGATTCCAGTCAAAAATTCTGGAAAGGTGAAGGTAGGGCAGGAGGTGAAGATAAGCCTGGACGAGTTTTCACAAAACGAATTCGGTTTCATTGTCGGAAAGATCGTTTCGGTATTACCCGTGAAAATAGAAGGTCAGTACCGCGTGAATGTTGAATTAGTCAACGGCCTTGTCACCAATACCGGCTACAAACTGGAAAAACAGCCAACATTCGTAGGGAAGGCAGAGATCATTCTGGATGAAAAGAGCATACTACACCGGATTTTTGGAGGATTGTTCGGGGCGTAG
- a CDS encoding peptidase domain-containing ABC transporter → MKNKYKFFRQLDYMDCGPTCLRMVTAFYGKDYSLDFFRANAHIGKNGVSLNGLCQAAEKIGIKTLPVKLSYEQLATEVPLPCILHWNQEHYVVLYDVKEKNIFRKESVLIVADPGHGLVKVDKKVFMRSWASSHDEKGVALLLEPTPEFYDSSEEHKQTPIGFKFLFQYLRPYKRYLVQIFLGMLLGSLISVLFPFLTQSLVDYGIQLQNYNFIHLVLFSQLLLFLGNIGVDMIRNWILLHVNTRLSVSIISNFLTKLMKLPINFFESKNVGDISQRINDHHRIEEFLTGSTLNTLFSLVNLLVFSVVLSTYNISLLGIFFIGSIISVSWVFVFLNRRKNLDYMRFQRLRENQNSIYELITGMQEIKLNNCEQARRWEWERIQAKLFKISVESLSLEQYQEIGANCITQIKNILISYLAAKLVMEQQITLGAMLSISYIIGQMNGPLNQIMNFVKKVQDAKISLDRLGEIHNKPNEELDEEYHMQGGNLEDGEDADILKLNSLESDNKGIVLNDVSFRYGSSTSPLILKNVSMHIPKGKVTAIVGSSGSGKTTLLKLLLRFYPLSSGQIVVDGEDLDQISAKAWRKDCGTVMQDGFIFSDTIARNIAVDGQRILETRMKKAIHVANLQDYIKKLPLGFTTRIGNTGAGISGGQRQRLFIARAVYKDPKYMFFDEATSALDANNEKIIMENLDEFFKGKTVVVIAHRLSTVKNADQIVVLHNGEIREVGTHQELTAKKGYYFELVKNQLELGAA, encoded by the coding sequence ATGAAAAACAAATATAAATTTTTTCGCCAACTGGACTACATGGATTGTGGGCCAACTTGTCTGAGGATGGTTACTGCATTTTATGGCAAGGACTATTCCCTTGATTTTTTCAGGGCCAATGCGCACATTGGAAAGAATGGCGTAAGCTTGAATGGCCTCTGCCAGGCGGCGGAGAAAATCGGTATCAAAACCTTGCCCGTTAAGTTAAGCTATGAACAGCTGGCCACCGAGGTGCCGCTACCATGTATACTTCACTGGAACCAGGAGCATTATGTGGTTTTGTATGATGTCAAGGAAAAAAACATATTTCGAAAGGAGAGTGTTTTGATCGTTGCAGATCCCGGTCATGGGCTGGTGAAGGTGGATAAGAAGGTTTTCATGAGGAGCTGGGCAAGCTCTCACGATGAAAAAGGGGTGGCTCTTTTGCTGGAACCCACACCGGAATTTTACGATAGCAGTGAGGAGCACAAACAAACGCCGATCGGGTTCAAATTCCTCTTTCAATATCTGCGGCCTTACAAACGATATCTCGTGCAGATATTTCTGGGCATGTTGTTGGGCAGCTTGATCAGTGTATTGTTTCCGTTTTTGACACAAAGCCTGGTCGACTACGGAATACAACTGCAGAACTACAATTTTATCCACCTGGTGTTATTTTCTCAGCTATTGCTGTTTTTAGGGAATATTGGGGTCGATATGATCCGAAACTGGATTTTGCTACACGTCAATACACGGCTCAGTGTCTCGATTATTTCCAACTTTCTGACGAAGCTCATGAAGCTTCCCATTAACTTTTTCGAATCGAAAAATGTGGGGGATATATCGCAGCGGATCAATGACCATCACCGGATCGAAGAGTTCCTGACCGGTTCGACCCTGAATACGCTCTTTTCGCTGGTCAATCTGCTGGTGTTCTCAGTGGTACTTTCTACGTATAACATTTCACTTCTGGGTATCTTTTTCATCGGAAGCATCATCTCGGTAAGCTGGGTTTTTGTCTTTCTGAATCGAAGAAAAAATCTGGACTATATGCGGTTTCAACGATTGAGGGAGAATCAAAACAGCATTTACGAATTGATTACCGGAATGCAGGAAATCAAGCTCAACAATTGCGAGCAGGCCAGGAGATGGGAATGGGAAAGAATACAGGCCAAATTGTTTAAGATAAGTGTAGAAAGCCTTTCTCTGGAACAATACCAGGAAATAGGAGCCAACTGTATCACACAGATCAAGAATATCCTGATCTCCTATCTGGCTGCCAAATTGGTAATGGAGCAGCAGATTACGCTGGGAGCGATGCTGAGTATCTCCTACATTATCGGGCAAATGAATGGTCCATTGAATCAGATCATGAATTTTGTCAAGAAGGTGCAGGATGCAAAAATTAGTCTGGACCGGCTGGGTGAAATACATAACAAGCCCAATGAGGAACTGGATGAGGAGTACCACATGCAGGGAGGCAATTTGGAAGATGGTGAAGACGCCGACATTCTGAAACTGAATAGTTTGGAGAGTGATAACAAAGGTATTGTTCTAAACGACGTTTCGTTCAGGTATGGAAGCAGTACTTCGCCTTTGATACTGAAAAATGTTTCCATGCACATTCCCAAGGGAAAGGTGACAGCGATTGTTGGTTCCAGCGGCAGCGGGAAGACAACGCTTTTGAAATTGCTCCTCAGGTTTTATCCATTGTCGTCCGGGCAGATTGTGGTGGATGGAGAGGACCTGGATCAGATTTCGGCCAAAGCCTGGCGGAAAGATTGCGGTACCGTTATGCAGGACGGTTTTATTTTCTCAGACACCATTGCCCGGAATATCGCGGTAGACGGCCAGAGAATTTTGGAAACCAGAATGAAAAAGGCTATCCACGTAGCGAATTTGCAGGATTATATCAAAAAGCTCCCCCTTGGCTTTACCACCAGGATCGGCAACACCGGAGCGGGGATCAGCGGTGGCCAGCGTCAGAGATTGTTTATCGCACGGGCGGTTTACAAAGATCCCAAATACATGTTTTTTGATGAAGCTACCAGTGCATTGGACGCTAATAACGAAAAGATCATTATGGAGAACCTGGACGAGTTTTTCAAAGGAAAAACAGTCGTAGTGATTGCACACAGGTTAAGTACGGTGAAAAATGCCGACCAGATTGTGGTGCTTCACAACGGAGAAATCCGCGAGGTGGGAACGCACCAGGAGCTGACTGCCAAGAAAGGATATTATTTTGAATTAGTTAAAAATCAATTAGAACTTGGAGCCGCCTAA
- a CDS encoding LLM class flavin-dependent oxidoreductase, translating to MKNVRLGLLDFGLRGGTTNSLKILSDLVEYAQYADQLGFERIWLAEHYYGHKTHAWTTPEPLIGVLASATKNIRIGTAGILLSIHQPFHIAARFKLLNSLFNNRIDLGVVNGRVSDKVKSYALEDSSKDIKAGFDKSLDELLFFLRNEDELFNGGDGIVLPPYKAAVPELWGMSGSLNGLDRTLRKEMNFSRSLFHKGADLEPHKDLMQAFKERYQTSFGYAPKINLAISGVCLEGYKAGRNDQVSEKENAENCHVGCPDRFYDMIANYQETFGVDEFIFTDLLTSHSDRMKSMEQIEKRFN from the coding sequence ATGAAAAACGTCAGGTTAGGACTTCTGGACTTTGGCTTACGGGGCGGCACGACCAATAGCCTAAAAATACTCAGCGACCTGGTGGAGTATGCACAGTATGCCGATCAGTTGGGGTTTGAAAGAATATGGCTTGCCGAACATTACTACGGTCATAAAACACACGCCTGGACTACCCCCGAACCACTCATTGGCGTGCTTGCTTCCGCCACAAAAAATATACGGATCGGGACGGCGGGTATTTTGCTGTCCATACATCAGCCTTTTCATATTGCGGCACGGTTCAAGTTACTAAACAGTCTGTTTAATAACCGGATAGATCTCGGTGTGGTCAATGGACGTGTCAGCGACAAAGTGAAGTCGTATGCACTGGAAGACAGCTCAAAAGATATAAAAGCAGGTTTCGATAAATCGTTGGACGAGCTGCTGTTCTTCCTGAGAAATGAGGATGAGCTCTTTAATGGTGGCGACGGCATAGTTCTGCCTCCTTATAAAGCAGCCGTACCGGAATTATGGGGCATGAGCGGATCATTGAACGGATTAGACCGTACGCTGCGGAAGGAAATGAATTTCTCCCGCTCACTATTTCACAAAGGAGCTGACCTGGAACCGCATAAAGACCTGATGCAGGCATTTAAAGAGCGGTATCAGACCTCTTTTGGATACGCCCCCAAAATTAATCTTGCCATTTCCGGCGTGTGCCTGGAAGGATATAAGGCAGGCAGGAATGATCAAGTCAGCGAAAAGGAAAATGCAGAAAATTGTCACGTTGGCTGCCCTGACCGGTTCTACGACATGATAGCCAATTATCAGGAAACATTCGGGGTGGACGAATTCATATTTACGGATCTGTTGACCTCGCATTCAGACAGAATGAAAAGTATGGAGCAAATCGAAAAGAGATTTAACTAA
- a CDS encoding lanthionine synthetase LanC family protein: MILDQIAKSETYASTELIDLVDRKIGSNPTKGDGLYAGELGIVLFYLHAYLLDGDVKYKNKVLGKLNDIIERIGTPSGLTGSISLSAGFTGLGWVLSLLKKYELIGSGYDDLKLELDERIYKRALLEIGNHNFDYMHGALGALTYLCEGDITNETVREHITTLAQEILSRRPSGADYIKNEYIYRKLKFTVEDDLNFGLVHGLPGILLGLLGVYEKGLLQNEIREAVERGVGYIFSLANFENEKDLNKSIFPTNQMLSLPADDPQNVGFYTYRMGWCYGDLNQVMLLYRAGSILNNPDWISIAGRVGSRCLKRQTQSETWVDNPHLCHGSSSLALIFQNLKQFDNEMYASYDDGVMFWENETENYLDKILGDDAATDVSFLSGLSGIALARFALEHPQYNEWQKIMLLY; the protein is encoded by the coding sequence ATGATCTTGGACCAAATCGCAAAATCAGAAACATATGCCTCGACCGAATTGATTGATCTGGTCGATCGTAAAATCGGTTCAAATCCGACAAAAGGTGACGGGCTTTATGCCGGAGAGCTGGGTATCGTGTTGTTTTACTTGCATGCTTACCTGTTGGACGGTGATGTAAAATACAAAAACAAGGTACTTGGGAAGCTGAACGACATTATAGAAAGAATAGGAACGCCTTCGGGCCTGACGGGTTCCATTTCTTTATCAGCTGGGTTCACCGGACTGGGTTGGGTATTGAGCTTGCTAAAAAAATACGAATTGATCGGTTCCGGGTACGACGATCTTAAATTGGAGCTGGATGAGCGGATCTATAAAAGGGCATTGCTGGAAATTGGTAACCACAATTTTGACTACATGCATGGTGCGTTAGGCGCACTAACGTATCTGTGTGAGGGTGACATTACAAACGAGACCGTAAGGGAACACATTACGACCCTGGCGCAGGAAATATTAAGTAGGAGACCTTCTGGCGCAGATTATATCAAAAACGAATACATTTACCGCAAGCTCAAATTCACCGTTGAGGATGATTTGAATTTTGGCTTGGTTCACGGGCTTCCGGGAATTCTGCTGGGGTTGCTGGGTGTGTACGAAAAAGGCCTGCTTCAAAACGAAATCCGGGAAGCCGTTGAGCGGGGCGTAGGTTACATCTTTTCCCTGGCGAACTTCGAAAATGAGAAGGATCTTAACAAGAGTATTTTTCCTACCAATCAAATGCTCTCATTACCCGCGGACGATCCCCAAAATGTGGGCTTTTATACCTATCGAATGGGATGGTGCTACGGAGACCTGAATCAGGTCATGTTGCTTTATCGCGCAGGCAGCATACTCAACAATCCCGACTGGATATCGATCGCCGGAAGGGTAGGGAGCAGGTGTTTGAAAAGACAAACGCAAAGTGAAACATGGGTCGATAACCCGCATTTATGTCATGGGTCCAGCAGCCTTGCCCTGATATTTCAGAATCTGAAACAGTTTGATAATGAGATGTATGCGAGTTACGATGACGGTGTGATGTTCTGGGAGAATGAGACTGAAAATTACCTGGACAAGATACTTGGTGATGACGCGGCGACGGACGTATCCTTTTTGAGTGGTTTGTCGGGTATCGCGCTTGCACGATTTGCACTGGAACATCCTCAATATAATGAGTGGCAAAAAATCATGTTACTGTATTGA
- a CDS encoding lanthionine synthetase LanC family protein, translated as MKIREAGCTSVLQDQRLYTEGVIEDIRASLDPNATNLKYVGYGSGLLSIALFYSFYAKFKNDGKYRLPAIEYFEKSIAAISFRLYDDTILYFREIIEIGLFIQFVKNEGLLPQINAEILRKLDAQISVFMRVKLREGELNHFGAMFAGEYFLTRINENPEAIDHLADLVHAFEKFAIKDQKGYYWKWPFAKRDGIYLGMVCGSSRIITLLSSIYENDILRGDCLRIIDHATDFLLGHEQKPNPGYFPAKSGSTNKSNALLDGDLAIACGLWNAWKVTKRADVNDVIDRTLDLCCIRHTLDDCGVSDASILYGTTGLALRFDRLYRAIRAEKLRDASDFWYAESIRQRKFNNETAGFMARYNQGHLSTNIAFHEGIAGIGIGMMCFLNRDLPLPTMLI; from the coding sequence ATGAAGATCAGAGAGGCCGGATGTACTAGTGTCTTGCAGGATCAACGGTTGTATACAGAGGGCGTTATCGAAGACATTCGTGCCTCGCTTGATCCAAATGCAACCAATTTGAAGTATGTCGGTTACGGCAGCGGATTGTTAAGTATCGCTCTGTTCTATTCCTTCTATGCCAAATTCAAAAACGATGGAAAGTACAGATTGCCCGCGATCGAGTATTTTGAAAAAAGCATCGCCGCAATTTCATTCAGATTATATGATGACACGATACTCTACTTCAGAGAGATTATAGAAATAGGTTTATTCATTCAGTTTGTTAAAAATGAAGGCTTACTTCCCCAGATCAATGCGGAGATACTTCGCAAGTTGGACGCTCAGATTAGTGTTTTCATGAGGGTAAAGCTAAGAGAGGGAGAATTGAATCATTTTGGAGCAATGTTCGCCGGCGAGTATTTTTTAACCAGAATAAATGAAAATCCGGAGGCGATCGATCACTTGGCAGATCTGGTACATGCATTTGAAAAGTTTGCGATCAAAGATCAAAAAGGGTATTACTGGAAATGGCCATTTGCAAAAAGAGATGGGATTTACTTGGGAATGGTTTGCGGCTCGTCGAGGATAATAACATTGCTGTCATCGATCTATGAGAATGATATCCTTCGAGGTGACTGTCTTCGCATCATCGATCATGCAACAGATTTTCTCCTTGGCCATGAACAAAAGCCAAATCCGGGATATTTTCCGGCAAAGTCAGGAAGCACGAATAAGTCAAATGCGCTATTGGACGGAGATCTAGCGATTGCGTGCGGCCTGTGGAACGCCTGGAAAGTTACAAAGAGAGCCGATGTAAATGACGTAATCGACCGGACTCTGGATCTCTGCTGTATTCGGCATACGCTTGATGATTGTGGCGTAAGCGATGCCAGTATTTTGTATGGTACTACCGGACTGGCGCTTCGATTTGATCGACTATACCGGGCAATAAGGGCAGAGAAATTACGAGACGCCTCAGATTTTTGGTATGCGGAATCCATTAGGCAGAGAAAATTCAACAACGAAACGGCAGGGTTTATGGCCAGGTATAATCAAGGCCACCTGTCTACCAATATTGCTTTTCATGAAGGAATTGCAGGGATAGGGATTGGTATGATGTGTTTTTTGAACAGAGACTTACCACTTCCGACCATGCTCATCTAG
- a CDS encoding outer membrane beta-barrel protein, whose amino-acid sequence MGRYLVFIAAFLVNAMSVKAQSGSIKGHAIDGSRQAPVEFASVTLYTSGDTSLVQGTLTDTSGYFEIANVKSGVYIITITSIEYQKVFRGPIQVNAEHNVADLGDVTMATDQKLLGEVVIKGARSLVEQRPNGIVVNLENSILSKGRNGTELLGVIPLVNVGMGGGITVRGKSNVLVLIDNKPYYGETLNMMLSNMKSEDIVKIEVNTNPSAKYDAAASGGVINIITKKATQNGFTGQFDGRVSQGERLRWSPRLNLGYRYNKFSMFANLGYSFYDGKNNQHLTNLYRSDNQLFENEGVHNYKRNTVPVSAGVSYNLNKGNTLGFTFDNTNDKRRDDISETAAFFLINEDSPLLNGTVSKTLGEGKSHLYNYSAYYEGKYSKSSLNFVSTFSRYTNSSLSDIFYYDFDLNRDKVEDSDTRINTSNGADIKLLVSQLDYNYEVSDKTSFEVGVKGMYTQSDNSIDQFQVKNGIQSPIENPFARSGYEETILAGYLTFSQEIGKIKLNGGIRAEQTQSDVQHVGKRDFLNFFPSFLIHSKQSDNYQWGLSFSRKINRPAFSILIPFVAYSGKYAIRQGNPTLTPQYNNNLEFTQTFRQLNVVLGYTHVKNAMFDIPKINDETKVTTFLYQNMDSQDQYSLSLVFPFHPLKQVNSSVTLYGGYTVLNDAGLNQNIAFNNSAWSGYGQMINTITLPNNWKGEVLFYYQTPRLEGIDRLKSASSLDFGIGRQIFNHHGNIKLSVSDVFRQRRWRGSSHYGNVNMTVNNFYDTRRVQLSFSYNFGKKTVKKIKEKSLGNEDQRGRMY is encoded by the coding sequence ATGGGAAGATATTTGGTTTTCATCGCAGCGTTTTTGGTAAACGCGATGTCTGTAAAAGCGCAGAGCGGATCGATCAAAGGTCATGCTATCGACGGCAGCCGCCAAGCTCCTGTGGAGTTTGCCTCCGTTACACTTTATACATCGGGGGACACGAGCCTGGTGCAGGGAACCTTGACGGATACCTCGGGTTATTTCGAAATTGCGAACGTCAAGTCTGGAGTATACATTATTACCATTACTTCCATTGAGTACCAGAAGGTTTTCAGGGGGCCTATTCAGGTCAATGCTGAGCACAATGTGGCTGATTTAGGTGATGTGACGATGGCTACCGATCAGAAATTGCTTGGTGAGGTGGTGATAAAGGGTGCCAGATCCCTGGTGGAGCAACGGCCTAATGGCATCGTGGTTAATCTCGAAAATAGCATCTTGTCGAAAGGCCGAAACGGAACGGAGCTTCTGGGCGTCATTCCACTGGTTAACGTAGGCATGGGGGGAGGAATTACCGTACGGGGAAAAAGTAATGTACTGGTATTGATAGACAACAAGCCCTATTATGGCGAAACACTGAATATGATGCTTTCGAATATGAAATCGGAAGACATTGTAAAGATTGAGGTGAACACCAACCCATCGGCCAAATACGACGCCGCAGCTTCGGGCGGGGTGATCAACATTATTACCAAAAAGGCGACACAAAACGGATTTACCGGCCAGTTCGACGGCCGGGTTTCTCAGGGTGAAAGGCTTCGGTGGAGCCCACGTTTGAACCTGGGATACCGGTACAACAAATTTTCGATGTTCGCGAATCTGGGATATAGTTTCTATGATGGAAAGAATAACCAGCATTTAACGAATTTGTACCGGTCAGATAACCAATTGTTTGAGAATGAAGGGGTACACAATTATAAGAGGAATACTGTGCCGGTAAGTGCGGGAGTGTCCTATAATTTGAACAAAGGCAACACATTAGGTTTTACATTCGATAACACCAATGATAAGCGGCGTGATGATATCAGTGAAACCGCAGCGTTTTTCCTGATTAATGAAGACAGCCCGTTGCTAAACGGTACGGTGAGCAAAACGCTGGGGGAAGGCAAAAGCCATCTCTACAATTACAGCGCCTATTACGAAGGCAAGTACAGCAAAAGCAGTTTGAATTTTGTAAGCACGTTCAGCAGGTACACCAATTCGAGCCTTTCGGATATTTTTTACTATGACTTTGACCTTAATCGTGACAAAGTAGAAGACAGCGATACCCGCATTAACACCTCCAATGGTGCTGATATCAAGCTCCTGGTTTCTCAACTCGATTACAACTACGAGGTAAGTGATAAAACCTCATTTGAAGTAGGTGTGAAAGGGATGTATACCCAGTCCGATAATTCGATCGATCAGTTTCAGGTCAAAAATGGTATTCAGTCGCCGATCGAAAATCCGTTTGCAAGATCGGGATATGAGGAGACGATTTTAGCCGGATACTTGACGTTTTCGCAGGAAATTGGGAAAATAAAACTCAATGGCGGGATTCGTGCGGAGCAAACGCAGTCGGATGTTCAGCACGTGGGAAAAAGGGACTTTCTGAATTTCTTCCCTTCATTTCTGATTCATAGCAAACAGTCGGACAACTATCAATGGGGTCTTTCTTTCAGCAGAAAAATCAATCGTCCGGCATTTTCTATACTGATTCCATTTGTGGCATATTCCGGAAAGTATGCCATTCGGCAGGGCAATCCTACGCTAACTCCGCAGTATAACAACAATCTGGAATTCACGCAGACTTTCAGGCAGTTAAACGTCGTCCTAGGTTATACACATGTTAAAAATGCGATGTTTGACATTCCAAAGATTAACGACGAGACCAAGGTAACTACTTTTCTGTACCAGAATATGGATAGCCAGGACCAATACTCGCTATCCCTGGTATTCCCTTTCCACCCTTTGAAACAAGTGAATAGCAGCGTGACATTATATGGCGGCTACACGGTTTTGAATGATGCCGGATTGAACCAGAATATTGCTTTCAACAACTCGGCGTGGAGTGGTTACGGGCAGATGATCAATACGATCACCTTGCCCAACAATTGGAAAGGAGAAGTATTATTTTACTATCAAACACCCAGACTCGAAGGAATTGACAGACTGAAAAGTGCTTCCAGCCTTGATTTTGGTATAGGGAGGCAAATTTTCAACCACCATGGCAATATCAAGCTGAGTGTTTCCGATGTTTTTCGCCAACGGAGATGGAGAGGCAGTTCACATTATGGAAATGTAAATATGACGGTCAACAATTTCTATGACACACGCAGGGTGCAGCTCTCGTTCAGCTACAACTTCGGTAAGAAAACGGTGAAGAAAATCAAAGAAAAATCACTTGGCAATGAAGATCAGAGAGGCCGGATGTACTAG
- a CDS encoding class I lanthipeptide, translated as MKDENQKPAEETTKKLIEVAKEKITELDDDQLEKLAGGAAIDEAGTGQGACSCQNHSC; from the coding sequence ATGAAGGACGAAAATCAAAAACCAGCAGAAGAAACAACTAAGAAGTTAATCGAAGTTGCAAAAGAAAAAATTACTGAACTGGATGACGACCAGCTGGAAAAGCTTGCCGGTGGCGCTGCTATCGACGAAGCTGGAACTGGCCAGGGTGCTTGCTCCTGCCAAAACCACTCATGCTAA